From the genome of Candidatus Latescibacterota bacterium:
CGAAGGACACATAGCTTGGGTTGATTCGACAGTCTTCGATATATTCAGCTACGATCTTATCCAGGGTGATCCGAAAACTGCATTGGCGGCGCCGCTGAGTATCGTCCTTTCACGTAGCACAGCGAACAAGTTTTTTGGAGATGTAAATCCTCTGGGAAAAAGACTGAGTTTCAACCGGAAAAAAGAATATACCGTGACAGGAGTCATGAAGGATATTCCGAAACCATCTCACATGCCATCATTCCCCATGCTGATGTCAATGGCGAGCATTGAAATAGCCGGCCCGGATTACTGGGTAGGTAGATCGTTTTTCGGGAGCTACGTGCTGCTGGCCGAGGGACAGGGTGCCGAGGCCCTGCAACCGACTGTGGACAGGATCTTCAGTGAGAGGGCTTCCGAGTTGCTGGAATCCCTCGGAGCAAGTAGCAGTGTGACTCTGCAGCCTGTGAAGGACATCCATTTTGACGACAGCTTTGATTTTGCTTTCGACTTCACACCACCCATTACGCGAGCAAAACTGACGATATTCTCGGTCATTGCCCTCTTTATCCTGATGATCTCGACTGTGAGTTTTATCAATCTGGCTACCGCAAGAAGTAGTGAGAGAGCCAGACAGGTAGGAATCAGCAAAGCGGTAGGAGCGTCGAGGCGGATGCTTATGGCCCAGTACCTCGGTGAGTTTATATGCGTGTCGTTTCTGGCGTTTGTGATAGCAATAGTCGCTGTCGATTTTTTTCTGCCAGTATTTGGCAGCTTTGTCGGAGCGGAACTTTCTGCCGGTTATTTGACGGAGCCATTGCTGATGTTGTCGTTCTTTTCGCTGGCCCTGCTGGTAGGAGGAATAGCAGGTATTTATCCGGCATTTTTCCTTTCGTCATTCCGGCCTGTGGATACGATAAGGTCATCCCGGATGGCGCTTGTTAAATCCCGGATGAGGCCGGTGTTGATCGTCTTTCAGTTCACTATCTCGATTATCCTGATCATTTGTACTCTGACAGTAGTAAATCAGCTCAAATACATGAATAACCGGGATCCCGGGTTCGACAGGGATCAGCTCCTCGTGTTGAGTGTGGCTCCTGACATGACCAGGGAAGACTGCGAGATGTTGAGGCAGGAAGCGCTCAAGCATCCGGGGATCCTCAAAGGTACTTTGTCGAGTTATCTCCCTACGATGGGATATATGGAATATACATATGAGGTGCCGGAACCAGAGGATTGCGACATGCTCATGGCGAGGCAGTTGATGGTCGATGAATACTTTATCGATTTGATGGACATGGAGATAGTGGAC
Proteins encoded in this window:
- a CDS encoding ABC transporter permease, coding for MLKFVFLLFIRSFKKNLVINTMNLLGLAAGMAACMMIIIYLVHEDSYDDAHLKVERIARVNTELVVGDGQAMHLPTASYPVSEGLASEIAGIETFARFRYSSSERPVYVEDKVFFEGHIAWVDSTVFDIFSYDLIQGDPKTALAAPLSIVLSRSTANKFFGDVNPLGKRLSFNRKKEYTVTGVMKDIPKPSHMPSFPMLMSMASIEIAGPDYWVGRSFFGSYVLLAEGQGAEALQPTVDRIFSERASELLESLGASSSVTLQPVKDIHFDDSFDFAFDFTPPITRAKLTIFSVIALFILMISTVSFINLATARSSERARQVGISKAVGASRRMLMAQYLGEFICVSFLAFVIAIVAVDFFLPVFGSFVGAELSAGYLTEPLLMLSFFSLALLVGGIAGIYPAFFLSSFRPVDTIRSSRMALVKSRMRPVLIVFQFTISIILIICTLTVVNQLKYMNNRDPGFDRDQLLVLSVAPDMTREDCEMLRQEALKHPGILKGTLSSYLPTMGYMEYTYEVPEPEDCDMLMARQLMVDEYFIDLMDMEIVDGRGFSPISAGADDRSESDDGGVSSIGESGGLIINETAARKLGYDEPVGMLLDANPARGGDQYSPVEIIGVVKDINFESLHHEVLPMILARGDGRPSRISLRL